Sequence from the Ostrea edulis chromosome 8, xbOstEdul1.1, whole genome shotgun sequence genome:
taataattttaataatgatttttatttaattttttccttaagtatattaaaatttataaaaaaattataataagtaaatataaaattaaatatttaaaatatttgttatttatttggattctaatagaaggtaataattagtaatcgcacgagtctccgtccttcgtccaattcaagatacaccgaaataaatataccataactattacataattattaatattagtaacaggtgatagtaatatggatgtaggtatgtatatacatgtgaaataactaaaatatatacagaaaagaattagggtagggttgCCAacgaaaattttgataatagagtgccactagttattactttgttaatcataaattataaaattatgccagacaacaattttgagatcgtcttcaggcaagaattttgaggtcgtcgtcaggtgctacacttcagaccctgtaccatgtttctgtaactggatccagctgtagcacgacatggctccataattcttattcgatagtatgtattatgtgtataaaactgaagatgtataatgtaataagtggtgagttagtacttatgataaaattgtatgacagatgaAATAccaaccataagaagtggtatacttaattacataacatattgatttaattaaataatgaaaatacagaatagatgcaaaatcacaaatcgcatacatccaacaagcttacatatattaaatataatagtatgcagcaggcctgcatacatacaaactgcgacattgcatctaaatgttcgtcataaaaagaagtttacaaaatacatacgtataataacatacctgaattttatgtatatttgcatatacatatacgtaTAATATACCgggatttgatgtatagctgcatctatattttaactacatgtttatataaactaaaacgataaaaaggcaaagtttatattcctaatattaatatgctacgatacttatatatgtaattgtttacatactaataaacatatagttatacacgatagaaaacccgaattatatgcttagatgtttatataagtataacacacgtagttgtttctatattagtaaacatataaaaaaaaattaacattagaataatgatgcttagtggttttcatacttataaacatacgaaactgtttacatatttgtaaacatgcacgataaaaccttagttatcattgtacagtgtctgtcattgtacagtgtctgtcattgattgtacagtgtctgtcattgaTTGTACAGTGTCTATTATTGAGTGTTCAGTGTCTGTCATTGATTGTATAGTGTATGTCACTGATTGTACAGTGTGtgtcattgtacagtgtatgttatTGTAAAGTGTATGTTTTGATtgtacagtgtctgtcattgattgtacagtgtctgtcattgtacagtgtctgtcattgattgtacagtgtctgtcattgaCTGTACAGTGTATGTCATCGATTGTACAGTGTCTGGTATTGATTGTACAGTTTATGTCATTGTACAGTGTCTCTTATTGTAAAGTGTATTGTTTGATtgtacagtgtctgtcattgattgtacagtgtctgtcattgattgtacagtgtctgtcattgattgtacagtgtctgtcattgattgtacagtgtctgtcattgtacagtgtctgtcattgattgtacagtgtctttcattgtacagtgtctgtctttgattgtacagtgtctgtcattgaTTGTACTGTGTCTGTTATTGTACAGTGTCTGACATTGATTGTACATTGTCTGTTAGTGTACATTGTCTGTTATtgtacagtgtctgtcattgaCTGTACAGTGTATGTCATCGATTGTACAGTGTCTGGTAttgattgtacagtgtatgtcatTGTACAGTGTCTCTTATTGTAAAGTGTATTGTTTGATtgtacagtgtctgtcattgattgtacagtgtctgtcattgattgtacagtgtctgtcattgattgtacagtgtctgtcattgattgtacagtgtctgtcattgattgtacagtgtctgtcattgtacagtgtctgtcattgattgtacagtgtctgtcattgattgtacagtgtatgtcattgtacagtgtctgtcattgaTTGTACAGTGTCTGTCTTTGATTGTACATTGTCTGTTATTGTACAGTGTGTGTCATTGTATAGTgtctgtcattgtacagtttctgatattgtacaatgtattttattGATTGTACAGTGTCTGCCATTGATTGTACAGTGTTCTtcattgtacagtgtatgtcattaatgtacagtgtatataattgATTGCACAGTGTctgtcattaatatacagtgtatagaATTGATTGCACAAGGTCTGTCATTGATTGTACAGTGTTTGTCATGATTGAAAAATGTTTGTCATTGTACAGAGTTTGTTTTCCATTGCATGGTGTATGTCATTGGTtgtacagtgtctgtcattgtatagtgtatatcattgattgtacagtgtatgtcatTGTACAGTGTCTCTCATTGTAAAGTGTATTTTATTAATTGTACATTGTCTGTCATTGTAAAGTGTATTTTATTGATtgtacagtgtctgtcattgattgtacagtgtatgtcatTGTACAGTGTCTCTCATTGTAAAGTGTATTTTATTGATtgtacagtgtctgtcattgtaaactgtattttattgattgtacagtgtctgtcattgattgtacagtgtatgtcatTGTACAGTGTCTCTCATTGTAAAGTGTATTTTATTGATTGTACAGGGTATGTCATtgtacagtgtctgtcattgaTTGTACAGTGTGTGTCATTGATTGTACAGTGTCTATTATTGAGTGTTCAGTGTCTGTCATTGATTGTACAGTGTTTGTTAttgattgtacagtgtatgtcattgattgtacagtgtctgtcattgattgtacagtgtttgtcattgtacagtgtctgtcattgtaCAGTGTCTGTTATTGATTGTACAGTGTCTGTCGTTGATTGTAGAGGGTCTGTCATGGATTGTACAATTTATGTTAACTATTTTATATTTCCTGAGTGACCGTCATTGTCAACAAAATACTTCAGCATAATGTATTTATTCTAAATAAAACCAAATCACTTCTTCATTCGATATCTTTCCTCTTCCACGCTTGCCACACTTGAGGATAATCGTAAGCTGCTACGTGTGTTCTTGCCAAAAGTTGACTTAGTCTACAGTAGCGACATGGAAAATATCCAAGATTAGGAGCATTATAATGCGGTTGGAATTGAATGTAATTAAAGTTCTCTATAAGATTAGTAGATATTAATGTCTCCAAAACATCGAATTCGCAACCTTCGCAGTTAATCGTCATAAGATCTACTGAACGACAGCCGATCCCTAGTTGAATGACGAAGTCTAGAACACTCACTATCTGGATAACCTCTGTCTTGTTCCTTAAATCACCTTTTGAGGTTGTCGTTGCATCTCCCCGAATATTGACAAGTAATGTCGTGTAACGTTTACCGAGACCGAAATTGTACGCTTTCACGTCGGAGTCCACATCAAGCGTCGATATTCTTTCTGACAGATTCCTGTAGAAACTGGGAACTGGCTCTATAACCACATAATGTTTAGCTCCAGTAGCTGGTAAAAGGTTATTTAGCTCATTCCCAACGTATCCTCCGACTTCAACAATAGCAACAttagtttttttcttcagaaaattgaaaaatgaataaatgacaGTATAATTAAAAAGTTCCATACTTTTGACGTTTACTTTACTTGGGTCGATATTTTTTGCTATGCAGTTAGTGTACTGGGCCACTTCATTTGGTGTAAAGGGTTGTATGGGTTTCCACTTGACAGAATCTCTACATTTATCAGTTCTAATATCAGGGAAAATAGGCGTGACTTGAGTTAGAGTTGGGGCCGTTATCTTTTCTACAACTCGGAAAAATGTTTCCGGGAGGTCGCATGTAGGCATCGATGACAAAGACGCCTCTACAAAACGTGCTGTGTTTTCTACTTCAAAGTTCTGATCAGTAGAGCCAAAAGATTTAAAATACTTATAGTGCGTTCCATAAATTCCTAGCATAATGAGTGCAATAATTGCTATGTTTTTTCCCTCAAGCAGTCGTCTTCCAACCATAATCTGAA
This genomic interval carries:
- the LOC125662372 gene encoding uncharacterized protein LOC125662372 — encoded protein: MVGRRLLEGKNIAIIALIMLGIYGTHYKYFKSFGSTDQNFEVENTARFVEASLSSMPTCDLPETFFRVVEKITAPTLTQVTPIFPDIRTDKCRDSVKWKPIQPFTPNEVAQYTNCIAKNIDPSKVNVKSMELFNYTVIYSFFNFLKKKTNVAIVEVGGYVGNELNNLLPATGAKHYVVIEPVPSFYRNLSERISTLDVDSDVKAYNFGLGKRYTTLLVNIRGDATTTSKGDLRNKTEVIQIVSVLDFVIQLGIGCRSVDLMTINCEGCEFDVLETLISTNLIENFNYIQFQPHYNAPNLGYFPCRYCRLSQLLARTHVAAYDYPQVWQAWKRKDIE